ACTGAGTGAAGCACCGGAGGTGCGAACGAAGGAATCATCTGGGGAGGATGTGGCTCAGGCGGTGCGGTTCTCATTTGTGACGTGTGAGCAGGACGCTTCTATGACTCACAACCTTCTACGGAACTACCACCGAAATTCAAGAAGTAACGCAACTACACTCAAATGTCGTTCTCGCGCTACCCTTCCCATTCCTCGAACGAGCGATAGATGCCTTTCGAGAGGTACCGCTCGCTCGAATCGGGGAAGATGGTCGCCACCGAGTCGTACGGAACGTCTATCTCACCGTCTCGAATTCGCTCGGCGACGTTGCGCGCCGCCACGCTCGCCGCGCCGGAACTCGACGCTACGAGGTGACCCTCTTCACTCGCCAGTCGCTTCAGTTCGTCGTGGGCGCGCCGGTCGGGGACCTGAATGATTTCGTCCACCAACTCCGGTTCGAACAGTTCGTTGGTGTCCGTGTCGTGGGTGCCGATGCCCTCGATTTTGTACTCGTCTTCTTCGGCGTCCGCGCCCTTCGTCGTGGAGTACAGCGACCCCTCGGGTTCGACCGCCACGACGTGCGTGTCGGGGTGTTGGTCGAGCGCGTACTTGGCGATGCCCATCAGCGTGCCTGCGGTGCCACACCCCGCGACGACTGCACCGACCTCCCCATCCAGCGCGTCGAAAATCTCCGGCCCGGTGGTCTCGTAGTGGGCTTCGACGTTCAGCGGATTCGAGAACTGTTGGGGGACGACCGCGCCGTCGATTTCCTCGGCGAGTTCGTGCGCCCGGTCGATTGCGCCGCCCATGCCGTCCTCGGTGGGCGTGTTGACGACGCGCGCGCCGAGTGCGTCCATGAGTTGCTGTTTCTCGACGCTGAATCGCTCGGGGACGACGAAGACGGCGTTCACGTCCAACTGTCCCGCGGCGATAGCGAAGCCGATGCCCGTGTTTCCGGCGGTCGGTTCGATGACCGTACCGCCGGGTTCGAGGTCCCCACGTTCGAGCAGTTGTTCGACGATGTACAGGCCGATGCGGTCCTTGACGCTCGCGCCGGGGTTGAACGACTCCAACTTCGCGTACACTGGCACCGCTTCGGGGGCCGACTGCACGCGGACGAGCGGCGTCTCCCCGACTGTGTCGAGGACCGACGAAAGCGGCGTCCCGTGGGCTGTCATATTCGGGGCAAATGTTGCGGGGTCGGTTAACGGTTGCTGTATCTCGAAGGAGAATCGAACCAGTCGTCGCCCAACTTAGTCGTCCGCCGCCGTCGCGTCCGATTCTTCGGCGTCCGACTCTTCGACTTCCGGCACTTCCACGTCCTCTACCACGTCGTCTACGTCGATGCCCTCCTCCTTGGCGAGTGCCTCGATGAGCGCACGTTGCTCGGCGTTCTCCGCTTCCAGTGCCTCGACGCGGTCGCTCGTCGTCTCCAGCGTGTCGCGCATCTCAGCGACCTGCTCGCGCAGTTCGTTGAGTTTCGCGTAGAGTTTCTCTGCGGTGTCGGCCAATTTCTGGACCTTCTTCGCGGTGCTGCCAAATCCCATGTTGAAAAGTTGTGTCGCCCGCTACGTCACTTTTCCGACTCGATTTCCGAGCCATGCCGTCGGCCTTTTTACCCGGACGCCCAGATGTATCACACATGACGCAGGAACTGGAGACGCGCGCGCCGACGCTCGGCATCGTCGCCGCAGTAGTCGTCCTCGCAGTGGTCGCCGTCCCGTACTTCTATCTCTCCGGGCCGAACGTGGCCGTCTACTACGGGTCGCCGACGCCGGTCCCGGTGCATCTCGTCGTCGGTCTGTTCGCCATGGTGTCGGTCATCGTCTTCGCCGCGGGGCGCAACGGTCGGACCGACCCACCGACAGCGGCAGGCGCGGCGGTCGTTTTGGGTGGGTTCATGGCCGTCCTCACGCTCTGGTGGGCACTCGCGGCGGGCGAACTCGTCGGTAGTTTCCCCGTCGAAGCGACGTTCGACTACCACCGATGGCTCCTTCTCGCGGCGACGCTACTGGTCGCGGCGAGCGGTGGGTGGTACGCGAACGAGGTGCTGTGACCGGCACAGTGACGTTCTATCACCGTGTAACAACCCCTTAATCTCCGTTCAGTAACTCCATAACAAAGCCCCGTACCGTCGTAGTACAGTCTGTGTCGAACCGAGACGCACGTCGCGACCAACCGAGGACCTCCTCGCCCACAGAACGCGAGTGGATGCTCCGCGACGACCGATTTCTCGACGGGGAGGACCGCGAGTACGTCGTCCGCGACTCGCGGCGGTGGCGCGACTACGTCTCGCCGCTCGTGTTCGGACTGCTCCTCGTTGTCCTCGTCGGCGACGCGCTGACCATCGGGATGAGCGTCGCGCTCGGCCAGCAGGTCAATCCAGTCGTTGCGGCCGTCGTCGCCGAAGTCGGACTCGCTGGACTCGTCCTTGTGAAAGGGTTCGCCGCGGCGATGCTCGTGCTGGTCCCCGGCGTGACGACGAACCTGCGCCAGACGATTCGCGTCGGCGGAGCAGTCTGTCTGTGTCTCGGCCTGTTCGTCCTCCTCTCGAACCTGCTCGTTCACTTTTTCGTCGTCTGATGGGTCTCGTTCACCGCCTCGTCTTCCCGCGATTCTGAGACGAAAGGTCCTTAAGTCCGAGGGGGATAGTATGAGGTGGACTAGGCCGGGCAGTTAGGCCCTGCTCGTCACCCGCCTATGGTCTTCAGCGGGGGCCGAAATCCGGAGGCGTCCGGTCAGACCGTACCGGGCCCCGGAAGCCGACACAGAAGCCTCGTCCTACGGGGACAGCGGTCTCCGACGGACGCTCGCAGGAGCGTTACAGTCGGAGTTTGCCGGTGGCAATCCGTCAGGCACGGAAGTGAGCAGCGGACCACTGGACAGCTGCCGCTCGTAGGGTTGCGGGGTGGAGGACGCGACCGGGATTCCCCAGTACGGAACGCCGGGCAAGTCCGACCGTCCACCCATTCATACCCTACAACCTTTTTATTGCGAGCGGTCGCTGTGGCGACCGCTCGATAAAAACGTTGATGAAAATCACTTCGTCACCGCCTCCAGCGAGCCGTAGGCTCGCTTCCGACGGTTCCTCGGACGCGCTCGCTCGGCGAGATTCCGAAGGAATCTCGAAGTGGAGCGGCGAATGCCGCGAAACGCGGCGCGCAGAGCGCGCCGCCTGCGCTCGCGGTGGGAACGCTGGTGCTAGCGTGGAAAGTGAAGATGCACGAAAGTGGAGTTTGTCCGGGGAGTCACTGCTTGAGTTGTTCGTCTACAATGTTCGATGCGTAAATCTATGCGAGGTGTGCTGTGGTCTCGTCAGTGACATCTTTGGCAACGAACGTCGTCGTTAGACCGCAGATGGCTCCAGTTGAGTGGCTGACTCCCGACCGAGTGATGAAATCGTGGAGCGTAACTATTGGACTGGCGTTCCTCGTCATCGGCCTCGCCAACCTCTGGCTCGGGCTCAGCTACGGCTCGGATTTCCTCCTGTTCGGCGTGGACGGATTCCTATTATCTGGCGCGTTCCAAATCGTTGCGGGGGCCTTCTTCTTGCTCAACGAGTACAAATTCCGCCCCGAAATCACCTCAGGAAAATCAGAGTGACGCTCAATCGTCGCTGGTCGCCTGTACCACGCCGTCCACGTTGCTCATCTCGATAGCGCCGCTGAGCGTGCGGTTCGGGAACGGGATGGTGATGTCTTCGGCGTCGAAGCGTTCCTTGACGTTCTGGACGTACGTGCCACGAATCTTCACGTAGTCGCTCCGAGAGGGGTCGGCTATCCAGATGCGCGATTTCAGGCCGACGAAGGAGTCGCCGAGTTCGGTCAGTCGGACGCTCGGTGCGGGGTCGTCCATGATTCCGGGATGGTTCTCGGCTTCCTCCACGATGATGTCGCGCGCTCGCCCGATGTCGTCGTCGTAGCTGATGCCGAACAGAAACTGGAGTCTGAGTTTCTGGTTGGCGACTGGGTTCTTGATGACGCTCTCGGTGAGTTGGGAGTTCGGCACCGTGAGCAGTTCGTTGTCGAAGGTTCGAACTCGCGTCACGCGCAGGCCGATGTCGTCCACGATGCCCTCGTACGTGCCGTTGTTCCACTCTATCCAGTCGCCGATGCGGAACGGCTTGTCGGTGTAGATGAACACACCCGAGACGAAGTTCTTGAGTACGTCCTGCATCGCGAAACCGATGGCGAGCGTGGCGGCCGCCGCGACAGTCGCAATCGAGGTCACGATGTTGCCGAACCCGGCGAGCGCGAACGCGACGCCGACGGCGGCGAAGCCGACGAGGATGTGGGTGACCTTCAGCAGGGGCTTGCGAGCGTGCTCGTCCATCTCCCTGCTGTAGAGGAACTTCCGGACGAGCGGCATGACTGCGATTCGTCCGAGCAGGTAGAGACCAGCGAACGCGACGACGAAGTAGATTGCTTGCGTCGCTATTTGGGAGTATTCGGGACCGAGAAATTCGAGAAACGGGAGCGGCTGGACGTCTGCCATGCCTTAGTGCAGGACCGCGGTGTTCCCGCGCGTCTCCACGAGGTCGGCGTCCACGCGCTCGGCGAGGTCCTCGGCCAGCTCTTCGGTCGTCGTTCCGCCGCGGGCCGCGCGCAAGAACTTCACCTTCACGAGTTCGCGGTCTTTCAGTTGGTCTGCCAGTTCGTCGGTGACGGAGCTGATTCCGGCCTTGCCGACCCAGACGGTCACGTCGAGGTCGTGGGCCTTCTTGCGTAGCTCTTGGTCAGTCATGCCCGATTCTGGGCGGTGAACGACCTTAAAAGGCTTGAAGTCCCGATTACCTCCTTCGAGGAGTCCGCCACCGGAACGCCAACAGTGTCGGAAGTGCGAACCCGAAGGCGTTGACGCTTCCGTGGCGCAGAATCATCTCGTTCAGCGTGAGCAGTTCGGGCGTCCCCGGATACGCCGAGTAGCCGTAGGCGAGCGCAAGCGCCATCGTCCAGACGATAGACAGCGCCGCAATCGAAAGCAAGACTCGTCGTCCGCGGCCGACTCGCGGGCCGACGCCGAAGAGGATGCAAAGTGCAAAAATCGCTACGGCCACCGTAAAGAAGGCGACGGCGACCACCTCGACCAGCGGCGAGAACGTGATGCCGACTGCGATGAGCGCGAGGTTGACGACGACCACGAGAGTCGTCGCGGCCATCGCGCGGCCGAGCAGCGTCTCACCGAAGTGACCCTGCTCGTCGGCGACGATTCGTCCTGCCATGCCAGCGACGAGCGGGAGGACGAAGCCCGCGTAGTGGTAGTGAACGACGGTCAGGAGGATGATTATCGGTTTGAAGTGGAACGTGACGTCGGCGGTGTGCAGAACGAGTGCGACGGCACCGACCGGCACGTACAGCAGTGCGGCGTCGGCGGCGAGTTCTGGGAGCGGCCCTGCTGTGACTCCACGTGAGAATAGACGGTGAACGCCGACGAGCGCGACACAGCCAGTGACGGCGAGCCACGGGAGCGCGAGTGCGACTGCCGACATCGTCCCGACTGGGAGCGCGAGCGCGCCGACGGCCGCGAGCGCGGCCGGAAGTTGTCCCGAGACGGCGAGGCGGTAAGCGAGCGGAGTTTGTTCGTACTGGAAGCCAGCCCCGACGATTCCGAGTCCGAGTGGAACGAGGACGAGGACGGCGAGCGAGACGAACAGTTCGGGTAACGAGAGCCACGCGAAACCAGACCAGACGGTCAGCACGGCGAGCGCAACCCAGACCAGTGTGCCTGTTATCCCACTCACGTCGGTCACTCTGATGCCAGTGATTCGCGGGTGCAGGTCGGCCGTCGCGTCAGTTGTCTCGCTGACGCGCTGCTCAATGTGGCTCCCAGTCATCGCCTTGCCCCTGGCAGTCGAACCTCGCGGAGCGTGGGGTCTGTCACGCGCTCGGCGTCTAGGCTCGCTTCCCCCCAACTGTTCTGGAAACTGCCTTGATAGCCGAAGACGTGGCCCGCGATGGGATTCGTCACTGCCGCGCCGACCCGAAAGCAGTCGGCGTAGTCGTCGTACCAGTCCCGCAGGGACGCCTCGGCGCTGAACAGGTCCGGAATCGGAACGTATCGCTCCCCGACGCGAAGCCACTGGTCGCCGAGTTCGAGCGCGAGACCACCGGACTCTACGGCGATGTGGAGGTCCGAGACGAGTCGGCCGTCGGTGCCGAGGAAATCGGTGATGCAGTCGCGCTCGGGGTTCCATCGCATCGTGTCGTCGAACCGCCGTACCGGGTCGGTCTCGAAGCGTCGGCGGAGGGTGAGTGCTTCGAATCCCCGAGCATCTGTAAACGCCTCTGACCGAATTTCGAAGGCGACGTTCTTGCCATCCTCGGGGAACAGGAGGTTTCGCGTGGTACCCAAGTAGAGTATCGGCAAGGCGAGCGCACCGCGAGTCAGCCGCGTCATCGTTCCGCGCCCGACTGCTGTGCGGTCGTCGTCGGCGACGAGGCCGTATCGCTCGCGGAGTTTTGGGTGGAGGTTGCTCCAGTCGTCGCCGACCGCGCGTTCGAAGAGACTGGTCACGGTCGGACCTCCCGGCGTACCGAAAGCCTTCGGCGTCCGGGATTCTTCTGACGCGCTGGCGTCTCTCGGTCTCTGCGCGCCGAACTGAACATATTTCAGACTATTCGTGACTGTCGTATCAGTGTATTGGCCTCCGTGCGTTCCGCGGCTGTGGGGCAACAAACACCGACGCCTGCTGTGACCCACACACTGAAGGTACCCCCGTAGAGAGTGACCAACATCTCGAATGCTCGAAGTAGACGACTTGCGAAAAGAGTACGGCGGGTTCACCGCCGTCGAAGGGAGTAGTTTCGCCGTCGAAGAGGGCGAAGTGTTCGGCGTCATCGGCCCGAATGGCGCGGGGAAGACGACGACCCTGAAGATGCTCGCCGGTCTCGTAGAACCGACCAGCGGCAGTGCTGAAGTCGCTGGCTACGACGCGCAAGACCCAGAGATGCGCACGCATCTGGGCTTCCTCCCCGAGGAGTCGCCGCTGTACGAAGACATGACGCCGCTCTCGTATCTCAAATTCTTCGCGGACCTCTACGACGTGCCCGCAGACACTGCCGAAGAGCGAATCCATCGCACCCTCGACCGACTCGAACTCGACCACCGCGAGCGACGACTCGGAGACATGTCGAAGGGGATGCGCCGGAAGGTCGCTATCGCGCGCTCGCTGGTCAACGACCCGGACGTGCTCATCTACGACGAACCGGCGAGCGGACTGGACCCCCTGACGACGAACTACATCATCGAGTTCACGCGTGACCTCGCCGAATCGGGCAAGACCATCATCTTCAGCGCGCACAACCTCTTCCACGTCGAGAGCATCTGCGACCGACTGGTCGTGATGAACGAGGGTCGAATCGTCGCGCGCGGGAGCGTCGAGGGAATCCGAGAGGAGTACGGTCAGACGACGTACCACGTGACGACGACGGTGGCAGTCGAAGGTGCCGAACCAGTGGAAGCTACCGAACCAGTCGAGGATGGGGAACCAGTTGAAAGCGAAGGAGACGAAGCAGACGACCACTACCGTCGGACCGTCCAGAGCATGGACGGCGTCGAGGAGACCCGCGAGTTGGCGACTGCCGCGGGCGGCGAAGTGGTCGATATCCAGACCGAGACCCCGAGCCTCGAAGACATCTTCCTCGAACTGGCCGAGGAGAAACCGGCGGTGGAGGGCCGACCGTGAAGCTACGGAAGACGCTCCGCATCGCCCGCTGGGAAGTCACCAAGAACAGCGGCCAAATCGACCGTCGGACGCTGGTCGCCGTCGGAGTCCTGCTCGCAATCGTGGCGGGACTCGTGCCCTTGGTCGCTAGTCAGGGCGTCACGCTGGACGACGGCATCTACAAAGTCGCGGTCTCCGAGGAGAGTCCGTACTACGACCCGGTCAGGGCCGACGGCACGTTCGTCGCCGTGGAACCGAGCGTGGACGCGCTCAGGTCCGACCAAGTCGATATCTTCGTCTGCCCAGAGCGGATGGGGAACTGTCCGCCCGGTCGCGTCAGTTGGGACGACGACCCGAAGGGCAGGGCCGCCCTCTCCGAGTTCCGCAAGACCGTCGAGTGGTACAACGACGAGTTGATGCGTCACGAAGCCGACGAGGCCGCGGCGTTCCCCGTGAACGTCAGTCTGCGTTACGTCGAACAGAACGCGAGCGCGTTCTCGGGTGCGAGCGGCGGTAGCGGCGCTGGCGACCCTTCGCAGGTCACGACCCGTACTCCGGGAGAGGGCGAGACCGGTCTGGGCGGTGGGTCGGGCGACGATGGAACCAACAACGGCGACGGCAGGCAAACGCAGTCCGGCACAGGAACTGGTGGCAATGGCGACAGCGAAAACCCGCCGCCGACGGTCGGTAGTGAGAGCGCGTCCATCTTCGGCGACGACAGCAAGTCGAACACGCCCTCTTCCATCTCGCCGCCGTTCCCCTTCGAGTCGCTCGTGCTGGCGTTCGCGTTCGTGTTGCCGATGAACTTCGTCATTCAGGCCTACGCGAGTAGCGTCATCGACGAGCGAATCAACGACCGCGGGGAACTCCTGCTGGTCTCGCCCGTCTCGCGTGGCGACATCATCGCTGGGAAGACCCTGCCGTACTTCGTGGGAATGGTCGGTATTGCGACTGTGACGGCGGTCGGCGTGACGATGCTGACGCCGGTTGCAGACGGCGGCGCGCTGGCGGTTGCCTCCACGGCGTTCCTCTCCGTCTCTGCCGTCGTCCCAATCGCGCTCGTCTTCCTCGCCTGCGCGTTCGTCGGTGCGATGTTCGCCCGGTCGTTCAAGGAACTCACCTTCGTCACGGTGTCGCTGTCGGTGTTCCTCACCGCCTACGCGTTCATCCCGGCGATTTTCACGGACGTCCATCCCATCGCGGCTATCTCGCCGCTGACGTTGGTCGTGCGCGCGCTCCGTGGGTCGGGCGTCCCGCTGGCAGAGTACGCCTTCTCGACGCTTCCGTTGTATCTCACGGCCGGGATGCTGTTCGCACTCGGTGCGGGCGTCTACCGCGAGGAGGACATGTTCACCCAGCGGCCGGTGCCGCTGAAGGCCCTCGACGCGCTCGACAGCCAGATTTCCGGGAAGTGGAGCGTGGCGAAACTCAGCGCGCTCTCGATTCCGTTCGTCCTCGTCGGCGAACTGCTCGCGGTGGCGTCCCTCTACGCACTCCCGGTCGAACTCTCGATTCCTCTCCTCTTGCTCGCCATCGCCCCCATCGAGGAAGTCGCCAAGAGCGCGCCCATCTACGCCGGGTTCGCTCACTCCCGGTTCGAGCGCTCGGGGAAGATGGTCCTCGTCCTCGGGTTCCTCAGCGGTCTGGGCTTCTTCCTCGGGGAGAAAGCCACTGCGGTCGTGCAAGTCGTCGGACTACAGGACCTCGATGTAGGGCGGGCAGCGTTCCTCTCTGGCACAGGTATCGGCGTCGAGACGTCGCCGCTCGTGTTGGCTGGTCTGCTGTTCGCGCCGCTCGCGTTGCACACCGTTACGACGACAGTCACCGCTTACGGCGCGAGCAAAGACAAGTACTGGTACGGAGTGGCGCTCGTCACCGCGACGCTGGTTCACGCGGCGTACAACCTAACGGTGGTGAACGCCCTTGGATAAGCGCCTGACCGTCGCGCGGCGGGAACTCGCCTCGCTCCGGAGCGAGAAGACAATCGTGCTGGCGATTCTCATCCAGTTGTTCATCGCGGCGTTCTCGTCGTTCCTCGCGGTCGGTCTGGTGTCGCTGTACGACCCCGGTTCGGTCTCCGGCGAGTTCGTCGTGGAGTTCGGCGTCACGGGCGAGGCAGGCGAGGACATCGAACCGGTCATCCTGCGCGAAGATGGCTGGCGAGCGGTCGAGTACGATACGAGGGAAAACGCGATGGCGGACTTCAGGCGGGGTGATGTCCACGCCGTCTTGGTGGTCGAGCGCGGGCCGAGGGGCCGCGCGCAGGTCGATGCTATCGCGCCGGACGGCAACATCCAGACGACGCTGATAGTGACGCAGTTGAAGGAAGTGCTAGACCAGTTCGAACAGCGCGAGCGCCAGCGACTCAGTTCCCGCCTCGACCGGCAACCCGTGAATCCAGTTCCCGACGCCGGTTCGAGTCCGTACTTCAGCTTCACGTACACGGTGCTGGTGCCCCTGCTCACGTTCCTGCCGGTGTTCCTCAGCGGGAGTACCACCGTGGACGCCATCACCGAGGAGTACGACCGGGGGACGCTCGAACTGCTTCGGGTGACGCCGCTGACGAGTACCGACATCGTGGACGGGAAGTTACTCGCGATGGGACTGCTCGCGCCGTTGCAGGCCGGGACGTGGCTCGTGTTGCTCTCGTTCCAAGGCACGACCGTCAGAAACCCGCTCGAAATCCTCCTGCTCGTGACGGCGTTCTCGATTGCCATCGTCGCGCTCGGCGCGTTGCTGGCGCTCCACCTGCGGGACCGCAAGCAAGCGCAGTTCCTCTTCTCGATGGGACTGCTGGTCGTGTTCAGCGCGACGTACCTCCTGCCGGAGTCGCCCGCGAACACGGTGGCGAAGTTGGCCATCGGCAGTCCGAGTTCGCTGACCCACGCGATGGTCGGTGTGTACGTCGGACTCTCACTAGTCGGCTACGCGGCGGTGCGAAAAGTAGTCGAAACCCGGGGGCTTCGCTCCTGAGTTTTATAGCGGGATTTTCCCATCGACGATACTCTCTGCGACCAGCGACATGTAATCGACGTACGGCTCTCGATTAGAGGCCGCTCCGGCCGCGACTTCGTGGCGGTGCAGGTCCGCCCAGACCGTCGCCAGCATGAACGCCGCGTGCGCTCTGTAGAATCGGTCGTTCTCGAACGAGATGCCCGTCGAGGCCTCGTAGCGGGCCACTAACTCCTGTCTGGTGGGACTGCCGGGCTTCGCCGTGAACGGAGCCATCCCGTGTTGGTTTCTGTCCTGCAACTGCTGGACGGCGTCGTCGTTCGGGTACTTCGCTTCGAGTTCGGCGAGCGAGAGCGTCGGGTCGCCGTCGTCGCGCCAGCGGAGCAACAGGTAGCCAAGTTCGGTCAGCGGGTCGCCGAGCATCGCAGTCTCCCAGTCGAGGACGCCGGTGATTTCGGGACTGTCTGTTCCGGCGAAGAGGACGTTCCCAGGTCTGAAATCGCCGTGGACGAGCGTGGTCTCCGGCTTCGAGGGGGCGTTGTCCTGTAGCCACTCGCCGACCGACCGAAGCCTCGGAATCTCGTGGCCCGTCACGCTCGTCGCCTCGTTGAGTCGCTCGGTGGCGCGGACGACCTGCTCACGTGGCGTTCGACGGTCGCAAATCGGTTCGAAGGGGTCGGTATCGAGCGAATGTATCTCGGCGAGCGTGTCTATCAGTTGCTCGGCGACGCTCCGGCGCGCATCCGCGACTCGAAATCGCTCGGGGAGGTCGGTCCCGAACGGAATCGTCTCGCCGTCGAGATAGATGGTGACGAAGAACTCGTCGCCGAGAATCGACTCGTCCTCGCAGAACAGCACCGGGACTTGTGCGTCTACCGGTGTCTCTTCGAGTCGCCGTAGCACGTCGTACTCCTGTCGCAACTCGTTGAACAACTCGGTGTCTCTCAACTTGAGCGGACTGTGCAAAATGTAGGCGTCCTCCTTTTCCTCGGTCGAAATAGCCAATATCAGATTGAGTTTGTCGCTGAGTAACTCCGTTTCGGTTACTTCGACGCCGAGTTCCGTAGAGAGATACGATTCGAGCGCGGCAGCGTCGGTGGGCGTAGTGGTCTCAGTCATGTCTCGACAGAACCGACCTCGTTCAAAAAAGGGCTCGGTGGTGTGGGAGACTGAGACACACGCAGGCGGTCAGCGTTCGTTCGAGGCGGCGACATTTCACGAGGAGAGAATATCCGACCGTCTGCCTGCGGTTTCTGCGCCGTGTGAAACGGAGCGGAACGATGTCGTTGGCGTCACGGGAGCGAACTATCCGATTTTTACTCGCCCTATAACTTTACACCCGAACCCACTACTGCAAGACGAGGTGTCACCGTATGTCCGATACGAACGAACGCGGGGACGCCCGTCATACCGACTCGCACAACGAGCCAACTGACGGTTCGAGACGCGAGGACGACTCGCGTGCGGTCCGTTCCGACGGCGGAACGGCACAGGGCCGCAACGGCCAGAACCGCGCGCAAGGTCAGCGGAACCGACAGGACGACCACGGTCCGGGCGACTGGTTCGCGCACGCCACGATTCAGTGGCTGCTCGCGCTGGTTGGCGTGGTCGTCGTGCTGTTCGGCCTCGGTCAGGCCGTCGGCGTGTCGCTGCTCGGGATGGTCGCCGACGCACTCGGCTCCCAGACCGGCCAGTGGCTGATGGTCGCGTTCCTCGGCCTGTTGGTCATCCTCGCCGCGGCGAAGATCGACTGGCGATAGGCGTTTCGCGTCAGTTCTGACGCGGCCACCTCACATTTTCGCGCAGTTTGTCGCCGAGCAGTCGTTACGTCTCCTGGAACGATTAGTAGCTACGTCTCCTCGATAGTGTCCAGCACTCGTTGGGAGAGTTCGACCTCCGAGAGTTCTCCATCTTCGTGGGCGAGGAGCCAGTCGCGCTCTGCGTGCCACGTGCCGCGCTTTCCCGTCTCCTCTCTGTCGATGTCGAACACGGTAGCTTCCACGTCTCGGGGTTCCCACTCCTCTTTCTGGGCGTCCAACAGCAGGTTCAGTACGCGGCCCATCTCGCGGTGCGGGACGCCGTCGCCGCCCGGCGTCGCAGTCTCGTACTCGATGCTGAGCGTCTCGTCGGTCACTTCGAAGTCGGTGACGTAGACGCCGTGACTCGTGAGACGCATCTCTAATCGCTCGTGCAGGTCAGCTTCGTCCATAGGTGTGGTTACAGCAAGAGGGGTCTTAGTAGCCGTTCCAATCCTGCGCCGTGACGCAAGCGCAGGTCACCGTCGGGTCCAGAACGTCGTCCACTTCCATGGATTCACCACATTCCGTACAGACGATGCTCGCGTCGTCTTCGTCGCGGTAGTATCGGAGCGCGTGCGCGCCGATAACCGCCCCAGCCGCGAGTCCGACCGCTCCTGCCAGTGCCTTGTCAAACAGTGCCGTGTCGCGTGCCATGCAGGCCGCAGGTTGGTCCAGTAACTTAAACCCACTGACGGAGAGAAACCAAC
The sequence above is a segment of the Halorussus halophilus genome. Coding sequences within it:
- a CDS encoding phosphotransferase family protein, whose product is MTETTTPTDAAALESYLSTELGVEVTETELLSDKLNLILAISTEEKEDAYILHSPLKLRDTELFNELRQEYDVLRRLEETPVDAQVPVLFCEDESILGDEFFVTIYLDGETIPFGTDLPERFRVADARRSVAEQLIDTLAEIHSLDTDPFEPICDRRTPREQVVRATERLNEATSVTGHEIPRLRSVGEWLQDNAPSKPETTLVHGDFRPGNVLFAGTDSPEITGVLDWETAMLGDPLTELGYLLLRWRDDGDPTLSLAELEAKYPNDDAVQQLQDRNQHGMAPFTAKPGSPTRQELVARYEASTGISFENDRFYRAHAAFMLATVWADLHRHEVAAGAASNREPYVDYMSLVAESIVDGKIPL
- a CDS encoding ABC transporter permease encodes the protein MDKRLTVARRELASLRSEKTIVLAILIQLFIAAFSSFLAVGLVSLYDPGSVSGEFVVEFGVTGEAGEDIEPVILREDGWRAVEYDTRENAMADFRRGDVHAVLVVERGPRGRAQVDAIAPDGNIQTTLIVTQLKEVLDQFEQRERQRLSSRLDRQPVNPVPDAGSSPYFSFTYTVLVPLLTFLPVFLSGSTTVDAITEEYDRGTLELLRVTPLTSTDIVDGKLLAMGLLAPLQAGTWLVLLSFQGTTVRNPLEILLLVTAFSIAIVALGALLALHLRDRKQAQFLFSMGLLVVFSATYLLPESPANTVAKLAIGSPSSLTHAMVGVYVGLSLVGYAAVRKVVETRGLRS
- a CDS encoding ABC transporter permease subunit, giving the protein MKLRKTLRIARWEVTKNSGQIDRRTLVAVGVLLAIVAGLVPLVASQGVTLDDGIYKVAVSEESPYYDPVRADGTFVAVEPSVDALRSDQVDIFVCPERMGNCPPGRVSWDDDPKGRAALSEFRKTVEWYNDELMRHEADEAAAFPVNVSLRYVEQNASAFSGASGGSGAGDPSQVTTRTPGEGETGLGGGSGDDGTNNGDGRQTQSGTGTGGNGDSENPPPTVGSESASIFGDDSKSNTPSSISPPFPFESLVLAFAFVLPMNFVIQAYASSVIDERINDRGELLLVSPVSRGDIIAGKTLPYFVGMVGIATVTAVGVTMLTPVADGGALAVASTAFLSVSAVVPIALVFLACAFVGAMFARSFKELTFVTVSLSVFLTAYAFIPAIFTDVHPIAAISPLTLVVRALRGSGVPLAEYAFSTLPLYLTAGMLFALGAGVYREEDMFTQRPVPLKALDALDSQISGKWSVAKLSALSIPFVLVGELLAVASLYALPVELSIPLLLLAIAPIEEVAKSAPIYAGFAHSRFERSGKMVLVLGFLSGLGFFLGEKATAVVQVVGLQDLDVGRAAFLSGTGIGVETSPLVLAGLLFAPLALHTVTTTVTAYGASKDKYWYGVALVTATLVHAAYNLTVVNALG